One window of Triticum dicoccoides isolate Atlit2015 ecotype Zavitan chromosome 5A, WEW_v2.0, whole genome shotgun sequence genomic DNA carries:
- the LOC119303862 gene encoding protein NRT1/ PTR FAMILY 5.6-like translates to MRKQQGLSGGGHGVGDGDGEWDKWVDDSSVDHRGRPPLRAATGSWKAAMFIILIEFSERLSYFGIATSLMIYLTKVLHQDMKVAAVNSQYWMSVTTLMPLLGGFVADAYLGRFRTVLLSTVVYLLGLVLLAVAQLAPGLRPGGVSVPRVHETLFFVGIYLVSVGTGGHKPALESFGADQFDDGHAGERLQKMSYFNWWNCALCSGVLLGVTVVVYIQERIGWGAATVLLAAVMGCSLVVYLAGWRTYRYRVPQGSPVTPLLRVVVAAVMKRRLQLPADAGQLYEEDDGKKRLLSHTDQLRFLDKAAIFEHGGEVWRGAWRLATVTQVEETKLVVSMVPIWVATLPFGMAAAQVSTFFVKQGMAMDRHLGPHFVLPPASIFALAAIAMIATVALFDKVLEPCLRRATGAERGISVLRRIGVGMAFAVVAMAVAAVVERRRLDSKVTMSVFWLVPQFALMGVGDGFALVGLQEYFYDQMPETMRSLGIGLYLSVIGAGSFLSSQLIAAASRVSSHGGRRDGWFGKDLSRSRLDLFYWLLAGISAANLGFYVLVATRYSYKQQTAKAGRVGVEKDVAGVNSPYNHKCVAQGSAFGV, encoded by the exons ATGAGGAAGCAGCAGGGTTTaagcggcggcggccatggcgtcggcgacggagatggGGAGTGGGACAAATGGGTGGACGACTCCTCCGTCGACCACCGCGGCCGCCCGCCCCTCCGCGCCGCCACCGGCTCATGGAAGGCCGCCATGTTCATCATCC TGATCGAGTTCAGCGAGCGGCTGAGCTACTTCGGCATCGCCACCAGCCTCATGATCTACCTCACCAAGGTGCTGCACCAGGACATGAAGGTCGCCGCCGTGAACTCCCAGTACTGGATGAGCGTCACCACCCTCATGCCCCTCCTCGGCGGCTTCGTCGCCGACGCCTACCTTGGCCGCTTCCGCACCGTGCTCCTCTCCACCGTCGTCTACCTCCTCGGCCTCGTCCTGCTCGCGGTGGCGCAGCTGGCGCCGGGGCTGAGGCCGGGCGGTGTCTCCGTGCCGCGGGTTCACGAGACGCTCTTCTTCGTCGGGATCTACCTCGTGTCCGTCGGCACCGGGGGGCACAAGCCGGCGCTCGAGAGCTTCGGCGCCGACCAGTTCGACGACGGCCACGCCGGCGAGCGGCTGCAGAAGATGTCCTACTTCAACTGGTGGAACTGCGCGCTCTGCTCCGGGGTCCTGCTCGGGGTCACCGTCGTCGTCTATATCCAGGAGCGGATCGGATGGGGCGCCGCCACCGTGCTCCTCGCCGCCGTCATGGGTTGCTCCCTCGTCGTCTACCTCGCGGGGTGGCGGACGTACCGGTACAGGGTGCCGCAGGGCAGTCCCGTCACGCCGTTGCTGCGGGTTGTCGTGGCCGCGGTCATGAAGCGGCGCCTTCAGCTGCCAGCCGACGCCGGCCAGCTGTACGAGGAGGATGACGGCAAGAAGAGGCTGCTCTCCCACACCGACCAGCTCCGGTTTCTCGACAAGGCGGCAATCTTTGAGCATGGTGGCGAGGTCTGGCGCGGGGCGTGGCGTCTGGCGACGGTGACGCAGGTGGAGGAGACGAAGCTGGTGGTGTCGATGGTGCCCATCTGGGTGGCCACGCTCCCGTTCGGCATGGCGGCGGCGCAGGTGTCCACCTTCTTCGTCAAGCAGGGCATGGCCATGGACCGCCACCTGGGCCCACACTTCGTGCTCCcgccggcgtccatcttcgccctggCCGCCATCGCCATGATCGCCACCGTGGCGCTCTTCGACAAGGTGCTCGAGCCGTGCCTGCGCCGCGCGACGGGCGCCGAGCGCGGGATTAGCGTCCTCAGGCGCATCGGCGTCGGCATGGCGTTCGCCGTGGTGGCCATGGCCGTGGCGGCCGTCGTCGAGCGGCGCCGCCTGGACTCCAAGGTCACCATGTCGGTGTTCTGGCTGGTGCCACAGTTCGCGCTGATGGGGGTCGGCGATGGGTTCGCGCTGGTGGGCCTGCAGGAGTACTTCTACGACCAGATGCCGGAGACGATGCGCAGCCTCGGCATCGGGCTGTACCTGAGCGTGATCGGCGCCGGGAGCTTCCTGAGCAGTCAGCTGATCGCGGCGGCGAGCCGCGTGAGCTCGCACGGCGGGCGGCGGGACGGGTGGTTCGGCAAGGACCTGAGCCGGAGCAGGCTGGACCTCTTCTACTGGCTACTGGCCGGCATCTCCGCCGCTAACCTGGGCTTCTACGTGCTCGTCGCCACCCGGTACTCGTACAAGCAGCAGACCGCGAAGGCCGGCAGGGTCGGCGTCGAGAAGGACGTTGCCGGCGTCAATAGTCCGTACAATCACAAGTGCGTAGCACAGGGGAGCGCTTTTGGTGTATAA